From a region of the Cherax quadricarinatus isolate ZL_2023a chromosome 32, ASM3850222v1, whole genome shotgun sequence genome:
- the LOC138853529 gene encoding uncharacterized protein, which yields MTSLVRSTVIRTSKKGKCGSTGGVKGNSTTYMRRNNEEMHEVHTEELSISTGPSSSDNGGTWAAPSTSTGDGSLASESHLMKDNEVNVIPQMDHPKVESIVHLRDSGEGAGGTIVSLSPPSASGVQTQPHGTPSALPALTNLSMKRQLTRPEKHGVRSASDGMEGGGAGEVRVAHSSTASYSRAVASEREAAVTVTVYDTSSVDSPLLSPHRPLLHSPNTNQDSKLIKVEIVGAQNMDLDSGGRFERRTTIIDRLVYLVVRFIMSGIEA from the coding sequence ATGACGTCACTAGTAAGATCAACTGTGATTCGAACGTCTAAGAAAGGCAAGTGTGGTAGTACTGGGGGGGTTAAAGGCAACTCTACGACTTATATGAGAAGGAATAATGAGGAGATGCATGAAGTCCACACTGAGGAGCTATCCATCAGTACAGGTCCTAGCAGTAGTGACAACGGGGGCACCTGGGCTGCCCCCAGCACCTCCACAGGTGATGGCTCGCTCGCCTCGGAAAGCCACTTAATGAAAGATAACGAGGTTAATGTTATCCCCCAAATGGATCACCCAAAGGTAGAGAGCATTGTGCATCTCCGGGACAGCGGGGAAGGTGCCGGAGGAACGATCGTGTCTTTGTCCCCTCCTAGTGCCTCTGGTGTGCAGACACAGCCTCATGGCACACCCTCAGCCCTCCCCGCTTTAACCAACTTATCAATGAAGAGACAATTAACGAGGCCGGAGAAGCATGGAGTAAGGAGTGCGAgtgatgggatggagggaggcgGGGCAGGTGAGGTGCGGGTGGCTCACAGTAGCACCGCCAGTTACTCTCGGGCCGTGGCCAGTGAGAGGGAGGCGGCTGTCACCGTCACCGTCTACGATACTAGTTCAGTGgactcccccctcctctccccccatcgtcccctccttcactcccctaaCACCAACCAGGACTCTAAACTCATCAAAGTTGAGATAGTTGGCGCACAAAACATGGACTTGGATTCTGGAGGTCGCTTCGAAAGACGAACTACCATCATTGACAGGTTAGTGTACTTAGTGGTAAGATTTATCATGTCTGGGATTGAGGCCTGA